One genomic region from Candidatus Zixiibacteriota bacterium encodes:
- a CDS encoding HU family DNA-binding protein, which translates to MTKDEMIALMADTATISKKQATEALEAFMTGITKQLKDGGKVSFAGFGTFSVSERKARTGRNPQTGETISIPATRVPVFKAGKNLKEEVKK; encoded by the coding sequence ATGATTGCTTTGATGGCTGATACCGCCACTATTTCCAAAAAACAGGCAACCGAAGCCCTTGAAGCCTTCATGACTGGAATCACCAAGCAGCTCAAAGACGGTGGGAAGGTAAGCTTCGCCGGATTCGGCACGTTCTCGGTTTCCGAACGCAAGGCCCGCACCGGACGTAACCCGCAGACAGGTGAGACGATCTCAATTCCCGCTACGCGCGTCCCCGTTTTCAAGGCCGGAAAGAATCTCAAGGAAGAAGTCAAGAAGTAA